From the genome of Carassius gibelio isolate Cgi1373 ecotype wild population from Czech Republic chromosome A18, carGib1.2-hapl.c, whole genome shotgun sequence:
ATGTTTAATACGGTAAAGCTGTTTGATTTAAGGCTATTTATTGCATAAAGTACTGTTTAGCATAAATAAACGTAACGTGAAGTGACTTTACTGGAGTACTGAACTGCAGAGCTCCTGCAAAAATCCACATTGCTgtaatcagatgctttcttatttgctgctttctcaccgctgtcaattactttttttttttttttttcgttactGAGTGTTAAAGGCGCAGCATATATTTACATGTTCATCCAAACACTGCTCATCAGCTTCAGGTTTGGCTGCGTTTACTCTAAACTGAAATGTTATGTCTTTATCTCTTGAATAACATTCAGGGAGTCTGCATTACAGTCTTGCGCTACAGCACCACACTGGTCAAACAGTATTATTGCAGGCTCTTCCATTAGGTAATATGAGATCAAACAACTACTCGACCACAAAAATGTTTGTCGACAATTTTTTGTTGTCGATAACGTCGATTAATCATTTGAACCCTATAACTATCCCAACATCTGAATCAACTTCTTTTACCCTTTTCTGTACATCAGCCTTGCTGGCACGGTCCAGGTCATCCATGATCTTCTTAAGACCTTTCAGGGAATCCCTCATCTCATCCTTCCGCCACTGAGAGATGACTGCAGTACCCAGGGACTGAATATATATGCATACAACGATTCAGTTACACTTTGAAGGGTAAAATCAGACACACCACTGATTCTAGACGGGCAAGAGCAGAATGTGTCATTGAGCTCACCTCTGTCATATCAGCAATCTCCTTCTGAATATCTTTATTTGGTGAGGTCTGAGCTTTCACTTTTACTGCCATGGCATCTAGTTCCAGCTTCAGTGCGTCAGCTTTCCTCTGGGCCTGACAACACAAACATCAATCTGTCAACAACAATTAGAAATGGGAATCTAGCAACATAATTCTGCTTCCTAAATTATTTACCCACCAATAATTTGcagctttaaaaacaacaacaacacttttcTGAAAgtgtatgtgtacatatataatcagtcaataataacattaactctcacaataaaaagtacattatttgggAGTCTTCGTGATTGATTTGTTGAATAAAACTGGCTCAGAAGAATAATGTATCTGTCTCCTCCAACCTTCTGAGCCTCTGCTCCAGTCACTGCCACGATCCTCCTGATTCCTTTAGCGATCGCTTCCTCTGATACGATCACAAATGGTGCAGCATGACCAGAGTTCTTCAAGTGCCTAtaggtaaaaaatataaaacataaaactcaTTAGGGctgaggaaaatatttatttcttaaaacatcaacaaaaaaacataagtaATCTAAATTTTCcataaactattaataattcaGAGGCTATGGGGCTGTTGAAtgtttgaatctgattggctgatgaacgttctaaggtgtgcaattattttcaagGAAATACACGgtgaacgtagttccaggcaggtcTTGACCACATTACATGTCCATATCACATCATTTCAGTTATTACAGCCTAGTGAATGAACTCCATCGCACACCTGTAAGTAATAGGTGCGTAGAAAAATAAGACTCGTGTCAACATATAAGGAACTCCCGCACACTATCTTAacttgcaaaatatttttatttttacatttttttttacgttgtgccattaaacatttattttgcaagttAAGTTATTACAGCCTAAAACAGCAAAATAACCAAAACCCACAACGACACTGGCCaagcaaataaatacagtaaacaaCAGGATAAAAACGACtaattgtttcattgtttttgcCACAAAATTACTTTTTACGATGTATGGAAACACATTCTCTATTTCTCCTGCTCTTTTTTCCTTACAGATGCACAGACATACAGACACGCGCTAACATTGTTAGTGCAACTctgattttttttagcaataaaatAGATATACATATTCATTAAGCATAGAGACAGGACAAAATTCTGAATATTCATAGAAAGtctatatttttgttcaaattcaCAATAAAACTTGATGTGCTGTTAGAGCCCAGAGATCCAACTTCTGAAATATTAAACGTTTATTATATTCAAATCTGATGGTCATACGTTCCACCGCAGAACTCGATGGAGGTGAGTGAGCCTGCAGGACTGTTGGGATCAGCCAGCAGCTCCTCCACTGGGACGCCAATAGACACCACTCGAACAGGATCAGGGTATGTCTCATCGAACACTGCCCGCAGACCCTGGATGGCTTTAGCTGCTGCAAGGGGGGCATCCAGGGCATAAACCggctgaagaaaaaaatatccaGAGCATCTCAGCTTGAAAGAATATAAAAGTGTTCTCAATAACATGTAAGCTATTTATCTGTATTCAACTAACTTACTGAAAAAGAGCTTTATTGTTctgttttcaaaatatcttcactgTGAATAAGAGAGTTGTCAAGAAAGTTTCAAGCAATAAGAATACAAAGTGTCTGATGGAAAAGTGCAAGTCTGTGGAAACGGTCCTGACCTTGGCGTCACGGATCATGGTTGAGGCGTTCTCTTCTGTGCGCCGCACTTCATCCGTGGTCATGGCTCCTTTGGCTGTGAAGTCAAAGCGCAGTCTGTCTGGAGCAACCAAAGAGCCCCGCTGATCTGCCTCTCCCAGCACTGAACGCAAGGCAAAGTTAAGGATGTGTGTGGCGGTGTGGTTACTCATGATGGGCCTACGACGAGCCTGAGAGCGAGAAGAAGAGGGGAATTATGTTGCATCTTATGTAGTGAAATCTTCTCTCATTTTGAACCAGATGCAACTTTCTTAATgccattcagttttattttccttGTAGACATAAGGTAAAATAACTCAAATTGTAACATACCTCGTCCACATGCAGAGTTAGGCGGTCTCCAACCTTCAGTGTGCCGTATACTGTCCCAATATGCAGTACGTATCCTCCACGCACCTGAGTGTTCTTCACAGTGAACTCCATCCTCTAAAGCAGCAAAATAAAACATGACAACAACATGCCGCATAACTAAACCAGGCAGTTCAGCTTCTGTGTACAAGCACTCTCAGTTTCTTACATCATCAGCAGAGTCATTTTCCCGGAGCATGTAGCCTTCATCGAAGCTCTGGCCACCCTGCTCGGCGTAGAAAGAGGTTTTGTCGAGCAGCACTCCACACTCTTGACCTGTGGTCACCTCATCAACAAATGTACGCTCCCTCCTGAGAGCCAGCACTGTGCCCACTGGCTGTTCAAACTCTGAGAGGGACACACGATGTCACAAGCATGAAAACCTTTGCATAAACAAACCGTAAATATCAAGAGATATAGCAAAGGTGTAATTGGTACCATAGTTGCCGTTATCATCTGAAGTGTACTTGTACTTGGGGCTGTCATCAGTAGCAGCGACACCTTTGTTTCTGAGCTCTTCAATGGCGTAGATGTCCAGCATGATGTGCTCCTCGTCCCCAGAGCCTTTGCCCTGAGACTTCAACTGTGTGGacagacatttttaaatagacttaTTCACActaaaataatcacaataaaatcAGTTATTATTGGATATATTGGTTATACAGGATTTTTAATTGTGCATGATCACTTCTGCCTATTTTaactgttattaattaattaaacagtcatcttagattacatttaacagtgctattaaatcagtgtttttaaacactgatatcGGTGACACTGAATTCTGGTAGCATTAAATGCTTTAATAACCGTCAAATTATTCTGTAATAAACTGAAATTGGACCATATGAAGGAATGAGCTTATTTAAACCTGAGCAGCTTTCTTCTCATCCTCAAAGGCCTGCAGGTCCACTCCCATTCCTCTTTCTTCAGCGATCAGGGCCGTGAGGTCCAGTGGAAAACCGTAAGTGTCATACAGAAGCCAAGCTGTGTCacctacacaaaaaaaaaaagacatttttttttttttggggggggggcacacgagagagagagagagagagagagcgcgagagagatagagagagcgcATGAGCGCGCGAGAGCTAGAGATAGAGAaaggaagagggagagagagacagagagagaggcagagacagagagaggaagagggagagagacgtcttcaaacaacacaagtgctgtctcgctctctctcccttgcgcatattaatcaattgacacgatggtatcgatgtttaaatcatttaaaatgagaatggaagtgtgctcaccccatttttttttgtaagagaAAATGttattagatttcatatcacaatatataatcgcagaaaaataaaatatcgcaatgtcattttttcccaatatcgtgcagccctacaaaatactaatattaatgtGACCTTATCTTAATTTATTGATGTATTATGCAAATTTCTTAAAGTTTTATCTTTGCTTCCAAATGTTAAaccatagaaaaaaaagaaaagaactcaGAGAGACCTTATAGCTTCCCTTAGATTTAATaacaattctcattattaattttgaaaaatggatggcaagtgttttattttcaaatacatgTTACAAAAACCATGTTATGGTTCTGTGCTTCACCTGGGATAGTCTTGCTGTCTCCAAGACTCTGGATCTTGCGGTCCAGGATGCGGCGTCCCCTGCTAAGAGTCTTGAGGAACTGTGCCTCCTCCTCATTGATGATGTCTTTTACCATATCAGGATCCTTCCGCAGCTCTGGGAAAGCATCACCCTGTGGAGAGCAATGAACCATTAAATGGCCATCAGAGAGATGTATCTAATTAAAGAGCATTTCCATTTTTCAGCAACTGACTGAACTGACTTCAGTCTGAATCACTGTCACAGCTGCACACAAGGAATCCTTGTGCACATTAAATCAGGAGGAAATAATAGAGTGTCTGAGAGGTAGAGGTCTTACCAGAGACTCAACCACCACATCTACTAAAGAGGCAAAGAAGCCCTTCTGTGCACCCAGCTTCTCGTGAGAGTATCTCACAGCACGACGCAGAATCCTCCTCAGCACATAGCTGCAACACAAAAACAGggtcacatacacatacattgaCTACGTGTCAATTACTcagcaaataataatacaatcttCTCACCCCCTGCCCGTGTTGTCAGGCCTGCCACCATCAGACAAGGCAATGGTAATGGTGCGGGCGTGATCAGCCAGGACACGGTATGCCATGTCAATACCATCGGTGTCTTCTGCGCCAACCTTTCCTGTGTATGCCCTGGCACCTGTGCCCTGAAAACCAAGAAAATTCTTTGTAGTTGTGTACATAACAGAATTTATCTATGCTTTTCTATGATGTTACCTTCTGAATGGCTTCAAAATAAGGGATGAACAAGTCTGTGTCGTAGTTGGACATCTTGTTTTGCAGTACAGAGACCAAGCGCTCCAGTCCCATCCCTGTGTCAATGCTCTTCTTGGGCAGAGGCTTTAGCACAGTCTCCGACTCTCTGCATAGAGAGGCCATATGCATTTAAAACAATGTGTTCATGCTTGTAAAATCCTTGTTTAAAAAATTAGAGATGGTAGTAGAGGACCAATGTTAAAATTCTAGCCAATAactaatatacaaaatatatatattatatttttgaagtgtcttatgctcatcaaaggTTGCCATTATTCGATCAAATTCGTGAAAAACagtcattttgtgaaatattattacaaattttcaaatgtaatttattcctgtgatggcaaagctctccagtcttcagtgtcacatgatttaaCATAAATAATTCCAttgtgatttggtgctcaagaaacatttgttattattatcaatgtcaaaaaagttgatgcttgatatttttaaggatgctatttttcactttttgatgaatagaaagtttaaagcaCCATTTATTTATACTtcttatcacttttgatcaatgcaaTAGGTCactgctgaattaaagtatttatttcttaaattaataatttattttcctttattgaATCAATCAACCATATATTAGTGTTTTTCAgaattaaataaactttgacattatttaaagctgcggtagggaacttttgacgctctagcggttaataaacagaactgcttgagtcttgcggaagaacattgtagccggaactacttctctctgtttatgtctatgaagaatcacaaaggtactgggttactccgccgcggtacccccgaagcaatctaaaatagtcagaatataaacccttattatagatgtaccctagtgattcaggacaagctaaaaacacggtttggaaaacggattcatggtgtactcgcttattatataaatttttctacattttgaacacaaacaaagttacggaccgcagctcttattggttgatttcttaccgggagcggatgactttctgcaaatggcaataggaccactgggaggagcttgattttttcacagattatcggtctcatattctattgtcaggacataatgacaggtttaacaactatgtaaaaatatatttttacaaaaggtacctactgcagctttaagaagcCTATAGCTGATATTACGCTGATATATTACTGAGCATCCATTTGAACAATACATAAAAAGTGTGTGCAAACTTTTGGTAAACTGTTTCCCACTGTAAGCTGTACTTGGTTTACCTGTTAAACTGAATGAACACCAGGTTCCAGATTTCAAGCACATTCGGGTCATCCATGTTGACCAGGTGGGCGGCATCTCTGCCTCCAATGCGATCATAGTGGATCTCGCTGCAGGGTCCACATGGACCGGTGTCTCCCATCTCCCAGAAATTATCTTTCATACTCCCCGGCAGGATACGGCTCTCCTCCATTCTGAGACAGAGTGTAGATAAAGAAGAAACCTTTGACAATATCACATCAATTACTTAATACACCTTGTCCAGATTCTGTACTCACCCCAAGTCCAGCCAGATCTGCTTGCACTCCAGGTCAGGCTCCAGGCCTGCTTCAGCATGACCACCAAAATAAGTCACATAGAGTCGGCCAATAGGTATGCCAAACTCTTGCGTCAGCAGCTCCAGGGCCATCTTGCAGGCCAGGTGCTAGAGACAGAGTGAGACAGAGCATGAGAGAAAAAGAGGGATTCAAATAGAAAAGGACAAAATTAGTTTTTccattcatacagaaaaaaaacgaaTCATACAACGACAACATAAAAAGAGCATGATTCTATCCATCTCTTACTTTGAAATAATCTCCAAAGGACCAAGAGCCCAACATCTCGAAGAAAGTATGATGGTACACGTCTTTGCCCACATCATCGAGGTCGTTGTGTTTGCCGCCGGCACGGATGCATTTCTGAGTGTTTGCAGCACGACGAAGTCTGGCCATAGGGTGGGACGGGTCGATGGTGTTCAGGAAGATGGGCTTGAActataaaaacaatatgttctcCTACCAACTCCACTCTTATGTTGTGTCCATTTTTGTTACTAGGTTTAAAATCTCCTTACCTGGTTCATCCCCGCATTGGCGAAGAGAAGAGTGGGGTCATCAAGCGGAACGGTAGACGACGAGTGGACGTATTGGTGATCATGGCGGCGAAAGAAGTCGATGAACTTCTCACGGATCTGTGCAGCAGTCAGTGAAGAGTCCATGCTGGTTGTGTTTTTCTCAG
Proteins encoded in this window:
- the LOC127934681 gene encoding alanine--tRNA ligase, cytoplasmic-like produces the protein MDSSLTAAQIREKFIDFFRRHDHQYVHSSSTVPLDDPTLLFANAGMNQFKPIFLNTIDPSHPMARLRRAANTQKCIRAGGKHNDLDDVGKDVYHHTFFEMLGSWSFGDYFKHLACKMALELLTQEFGIPIGRLYVTYFGGHAEAGLEPDLECKQIWLDLGMEESRILPGSMKDNFWEMGDTGPCGPCSEIHYDRIGGRDAAHLVNMDDPNVLEIWNLVFIQFNRESETVLKPLPKKSIDTGMGLERLVSVLQNKMSNYDTDLFIPYFEAIQKGTGARAYTGKVGAEDTDGIDMAYRVLADHARTITIALSDGGRPDNTGRGYVLRRILRRAVRYSHEKLGAQKGFFASLVDVVVESLGDAFPELRKDPDMVKDIINEEEAQFLKTLSRGRRILDRKIQSLGDSKTIPGDTAWLLYDTYGFPLDLTALIAEERGMGVDLQAFEDEKKAAQLKSQGKGSGDEEHIMLDIYAIEELRNKGVAATDDSPKYKYTSDDNGNYEFEQPVGTVLALRRERTFVDEVTTGQECGVLLDKTSFYAEQGGQSFDEGYMLRENDSADDRMEFTVKNTQVRGGYVLHIGTVYGTLKVGDRLTLHVDEARRRPIMSNHTATHILNFALRSVLGEADQRGSLVAPDRLRFDFTAKGAMTTDEVRRTEENASTMIRDAKPVYALDAPLAAAKAIQGLRAVFDETYPDPVRVVSIGVPVEELLADPNSPAGSLTSIEFCGGTHLKNSGHAAPFVIVSEEAIAKGIRRIVAVTGAEAQKAQRKADALKLELDAMAVKVKAQTSPNKDIQKEIADMTESLGTAVISQWRKDEMRDSLKGLKKIMDDLDRASKADVQKRVLEKTKEIIESNPNQPLIVMEMETGASAKALNESLKLLKTNSPQTAAMLFAVDNDVGKIICLCQVPQDVANRGLKANEWVQEVCPLLDGKGGGKDMSAQATGRNTDCIQEALQLASEFARLKLGEN